A portion of the Gasterosteus aculeatus chromosome 12, fGasAcu3.hap1.1, whole genome shotgun sequence genome contains these proteins:
- the chrna3 gene encoding neuronal acetylcholine receptor subunit alpha-3 produces the protein MKAAYFVFVALLFLLRRCSCSDAEHKLFSVIFSSYNQYIRPVENVTDPVVVQFEVSMSQLVKVDEVNQIMETNLWLRHIWNDYKLRWNPKDFGGVDFIRVPSNRIWKPDIVLYNNAVGDFQVDDKTKALLRFNGDVTWIPPAIFKSSCKIDVTYFPFDYQNCTMKFGSWTYDKAKIDLVLIGSTINLKDFWESGEWTIIDAPGYKHDIKYNCCEEIYTDITYSLYIRRLPLFYTINMIIPCLLISFLTVLVFYLPSDCGEKITLCISVLLSLTVFLLVITETIPSTSLVIPLIGEYLLFTMIFVTLSIVITVFVLNVHYRTPKTHTMPCWVRTVFLGLLPRVMFMTRPETDAERVLAAAVDVQTTHLRPCALQKQHKPQAPPPPSVVSSLTNRQRLFNNTELSDLNNLSGDPAKGAGSALLCCKGHCNCCWRQRSSKLPADSGGGSGGLGSMGALSGGSAVGGGSHCSSSESVAGGTMSMLPLSPEVQEAIESVKYIAENMRLQNEAKEVQDDWKYVAMVIDRIFLWVFVLVCILGTAGLFLQPLLLWDDI, from the exons ATGAAAGCCGCGTATTTTGTCTTCGTTGCGCTTCTGTTTCTTCTTCGAC GATGCTCCTGTTCAGACGCAGAGCACAAGCTCTTCTCTGTGATCTTCTCCAGCTACAACCAGTACATACGACCGGTGGAAAATGTCACCGACCCAGTTGTTGTGCAGTTCGAGGTGTCCATGTCACAGCTGGTCAAAGTG GATGAAGTCAATCAAATCATGGAGACAAATCTGTGGCTGAGACAT atcTGGAATGACTACAAACTTAGATGGAATCCAAAGGATTTTGGAGGCGTTGATTTTATCCGAGTGCCATCCAACAGGATATGGAAACCAGACATTGTGCTCTACAACAA tgcAGTTGGAGATTTCCAGGTCGATGACAAAACGAAGGCCCTCCTTCGTTTCAACGGTGATGTTACTTGGATCCCTCCTGCCATATTCAAGAGCTCATGCAAGATAGACGTAACTTACTTCCCCTTTGACTACCAAAACTGCACGATGAAGTTCGGCTCCTGGACCTACGACAAGGCCAAAATCGATCTGGTGCTTATTGGCTCAACCATCAACCTCAAGGACTTCTGGGAAAGTGGCGAATGGACGATCATTGATGCCCCCGGTTACAAACACGACATTAAGTACAACTGCTGCGAGGAAATCTACACGGATATTACCTACTCTTTGTACATCCGCCGTCTGCCACTCTTCTACACCATCAACATGATCATCCCTtgcctcctcatctccttcctCACCGTACTTGTCTTCTACCTGCCATCTGACTGCGGGGAGAAAATCACTCTGTGCATCTCTGTTCTCCTGTCTCTAACTGTCTTCCTCCTTGTCATAACAGAGACCATCCCCTCCACCTCGCTAGTCATCCCCCTGATTGGCGAGTACCTCCTCTTCACCATGATCTTCGTCACCCTCTCTATTGTGATCACTGTTTTCGTGTTGAACGTCCACTACCGCACACCCAAGACCCACACAATGCCCTGTTGGGTGCGGACTGTGTTCCTGGGGCTGCTGCCCAGGGTGATGTTCATGACGAGGCCAGAGACGGACGCTGAGAGGGTGCTGGCGGCGGCCGTCGATGTTCAGACGACGCATTTGAGGCCCTGTGCTCTGCAGAAGCAGCACAAAcctcaggccccgcccccccccagcgtGGTTTCCAGCCTGACAAACCGCCAACGGCTTTTCAACAACACAGAGCTCTCGGACCTCAATAACTTGAGTGGAGACCCGGCCAAAGGTGCCGGCTCAGCGCTCTTGTGCTGTAAGGGACATTGCAACTGCTGCTGGCGCCAGAGATCCAGCAAACTGCCTGCAGACTCGGGGGGAGGCAGCGGGGGACTGGGCAGCATGGGGGCGCTGAGTGGGGGCAGTGCTGTCGGGGGGGGGAGTCATTGCTCCAGCTCCGAGTCCGTGGCAGGAGGAACAATGTCCATGTTACCGCTGTCCCCTGAGGTCCAGGAGGCCATCGAAAGTGTCAAATACATAGCAGAGAATATGAGACTTCAGAATGAGGCGAAGGAG GTTCAGGATGACTGGAAGTACGTTGCCATGGTTATCGACAGAATCTTCCTCTGGGTTTTTGTCCTCGTGTGCATCCTGGGAACAGCTGGCCTCTTCCTCCAGCCGTTATTACTTTGGGATGACATCTGA
- the LOC120810754 gene encoding uncharacterized protein LOC120810754, with translation MAVTLLMIMIIITLLLWAFAIQVTSPTTDFVPAKILTDQKNISENSDLYVTCSTFGLKKNTMVYLYLCKNDIWIDHKKQKEDRDDTLFIIRNVSLNHSGKYSCVFSIKNDLLPKAPMRGLNVIQILVIPNYLPADISIAGPLAVSEGDDVAFRCSVSDTLQTLGGCPFIHSHLRRNETLVQVQTFNVNRMEATFTIQGAVSRDGGHYSCVVLPSKCVPEHEATLRGNNAVLLVVKESVVDRAMVSCGVVALMLVVGLCLWWIHKQRKIIEEKSKAAFSASFNAARRQEESEVEDVESQDGDSFASEGDDYQNIVHGAVSINFENCVALYSAVDDPPAAALYSLSCKKAP, from the exons ATGGCTGTTACATTGCTTATGATCATGATCATAATCACCCTCCTTTTGT GGGCTTTTGCAATTCAGGTTACCAGCCCAACTACTG ATTTTGTTCCTGCGAAGATACTCACCGATCAGAAGAATATCAGCGAGAACAGCGACCTGTATGTAACCTGCAGCACATTTGGGTTAAAGAAAAACACCATGgtttatctttatttatgtaAGAATGACATATGGATTGACCATAAGAAGCAGAAGGAAGATCGCGATGATACCCTCTTCATCATACGCAATGTAAGCCTTAATCACAGTGGAAAATACAGTTGTGTTTTCTCGATAAAGAATGATTTACTCCCCAAAGCACCAATGAGAGGACTCAACGTGATTCAGATTCTGGTCATAC CCAATTATCTCCCTGCAGACATTTCAATAGCTGGACCTTTGGCTGTCAGTGAGGGGGACGACGTTGCATTTCGATGTTCTGTTTCTGACACCCTGCAAACACTTGGTGGTTGTCCATTCATCCACTCCCACCTGAGGAGGAATGAGACACTCGTCCAAGTGCAAACGTTCAATGTTAACCGGATGGAGGCCACTTTCACCATCCAAGGTGCCGTCAGTAGGGATGGGGGCCACTACAGCTGCGTGGTGCTGCCATCCAAATGCGTTCCAGAGCACGAGGCAACACTCCGTGGAAATAACGCAGTGTTGCTCGTGGTCAAAG AAAGTGTGGTCGACCGAGCGATGGTGTCTTGCGGAGTAGTAGCCCTGATGTTAGTAGTGGGTCTCTGTCTGTGGTGGATCCACAAACAGAGAAAGATCATCGAAGAGAAATCAAAAG CGGCCTTCTCAGCTTCATTCAA tgcGGCAAGGAGGCAGGAAGAGAGCGAGGTAGAGGACGTGGAATCACAAGACG GAGATTCTTTCGCCTCAGAGGGAGATGA TTATCAGAATATTGTTCATGGTGCAGTCTCCATTAATTTTGAAAATTGTGTCGCACTGTACTCTGCTGTGG ATGATCCACCTGCTGCCGCTCTGTATTCACTATCCTGCAAAAAGGCACCATGA
- the chrna5 gene encoding neuronal acetylcholine receptor subunit alpha-5 isoform X3, giving the protein MHLFCVIPTDHFLPFGSVAPFHDDGLHYAKQEWIDRKLRWNPDDYLGITTIRVPSNRIWLPDVVLYDNSDGRFEATVTKAVVKYNGTISWTPPANYKSACTIDVTFFPFDLQNCSMKFGSWTYDGSQVDITLEEFHVDKKDYFDNGEWEIVKATGSRGLRTDSSSTYPTITYFFIIRRLPLFYTLFLIIPCIGLSFLTILVFYLPSNGGEKISLCTSVLVSLTVFLLVIEEIIPSSSKAIPLIGEYLVFTMIFVTLSIVITVFAINIHHRSSSTHHNMAPWVRRIFLHRLPKLLCMRSHADRYATAGVARTGGAEREGKMKDSAPELTSLLYTKHNLQAALESIRYITMHVVKENEVREVVQDWKFVAQVLDRMFLWAFLLVSILGSALLFIPVIYKWANIIVPKHFGSTL; this is encoded by the exons GAGTGGATTGACCGGAAACTCAGATGGAACCCTGACGATTATCTGGGCATCACAACAATCCGAGTTCCTTCCAACCGGATCTGGCTCCCTGACGTTGTGCTGTATGATAA TTCAGATGGGCGTTTTGAGGCTACTGTCACCAAGGCAGTTGTTAAGTACAATGGAACCATATCATGGACACCACCAGCAAATTACAAGTCAGCCTGCACCATCGATGTCACCTTCTTCCCTTTTGATCTGCAAAACTGTTCAATGAAGTTTGGCTCCTGGACATACGATGGCTCCCAG GTGGACATAACTCTGGAGGAATTCCACGTGGACAAGAAGGACTATTTTGACAACGGTGAATGGGAGATTGTGAAGGCCACAGGCAGCCGTGGTCTAAGGACAGACAGCAGCTCCACTTATCCCACCATCACCTACTTCTTCATCATCCGCAGGTTGCCTCTTTTCTACaccctcttcctcatcatccCCTGCATTGGCCTGTCCTTCCTTACGATCCTCGTCTTCTATCTGCCTTCCAACGGGGGAGAGAAGATCTCCCTCTGCACCTCAGTCCTGGTGTCTCTCACAGTTTTCCTCCTGGTCATCGAGGAGATCATCCCTTCCTCTTCGAAGGCTATCCCTCTGATCGGGGAGTACCTGGTCTTCACTATGATCTTTGTCACGCTTTCCATCGTCATCACCGTCTTCGCCATCAACATCCACCATCGCTCCTCTTCTACACATCACAACATGGCCCCCTGGGTGCGGAGGATCTTCCTGCACCGCCTGCCCAAGCTGCTGTGCATGCGCAGTCATGCCGACCGTTACGCAACAGCCGGAGTAGCAAgaacaggaggagcagaaagagaGGGCAAGATGAAGGACTCAGCACCTGAACTGACTTCTCTGCTCTACACCAAACATAACCTACAAGCAGCTTTAGAATCCATTCGATACATAACCATGCATGTGGTTAAAGAAAACGAGGTCAGAGAG GTCGTTCAAGACTGGAAATTTGTAGCACAAGTCCTGGACCGAATGTTTCTGTGGGCCTTCCTCCTGGTGTCGATCCTCGGCTCtgctctcctcttcatcccggTTATCTACAAATGGGCCAACATCATTGTCCCAAAACATTTTGGAAGTACCCTCTAA
- the chrna5 gene encoding neuronal acetylcholine receptor subunit alpha-5 isoform X2 produces MYPSRRPGSGQDMEWIDRKLRWNPDDYLGITTIRVPSNRIWLPDVVLYDNSDGRFEATVTKAVVKYNGTISWTPPANYKSACTIDVTFFPFDLQNCSMKFGSWTYDGSQVDITLEEFHVDKKDYFDNGEWEIVKATGSRGLRTDSSSTYPTITYFFIIRRLPLFYTLFLIIPCIGLSFLTILVFYLPSNGGEKISLCTSVLVSLTVFLLVIEEIIPSSSKAIPLIGEYLVFTMIFVTLSIVITVFAINIHHRSSSTHHNMAPWVRRIFLHRLPKLLCMRSHADRYATAGVARTGGAEREGKMKDSAPELTSLLYTKHNLQAALESIRYITMHVVKENEVREVVQDWKFVAQVLDRMFLWAFLLVSILGSALLFIPVIYKWANIIVPKHFGSTL; encoded by the exons GAGTGGATTGACCGGAAACTCAGATGGAACCCTGACGATTATCTGGGCATCACAACAATCCGAGTTCCTTCCAACCGGATCTGGCTCCCTGACGTTGTGCTGTATGATAA TTCAGATGGGCGTTTTGAGGCTACTGTCACCAAGGCAGTTGTTAAGTACAATGGAACCATATCATGGACACCACCAGCAAATTACAAGTCAGCCTGCACCATCGATGTCACCTTCTTCCCTTTTGATCTGCAAAACTGTTCAATGAAGTTTGGCTCCTGGACATACGATGGCTCCCAG GTGGACATAACTCTGGAGGAATTCCACGTGGACAAGAAGGACTATTTTGACAACGGTGAATGGGAGATTGTGAAGGCCACAGGCAGCCGTGGTCTAAGGACAGACAGCAGCTCCACTTATCCCACCATCACCTACTTCTTCATCATCCGCAGGTTGCCTCTTTTCTACaccctcttcctcatcatccCCTGCATTGGCCTGTCCTTCCTTACGATCCTCGTCTTCTATCTGCCTTCCAACGGGGGAGAGAAGATCTCCCTCTGCACCTCAGTCCTGGTGTCTCTCACAGTTTTCCTCCTGGTCATCGAGGAGATCATCCCTTCCTCTTCGAAGGCTATCCCTCTGATCGGGGAGTACCTGGTCTTCACTATGATCTTTGTCACGCTTTCCATCGTCATCACCGTCTTCGCCATCAACATCCACCATCGCTCCTCTTCTACACATCACAACATGGCCCCCTGGGTGCGGAGGATCTTCCTGCACCGCCTGCCCAAGCTGCTGTGCATGCGCAGTCATGCCGACCGTTACGCAACAGCCGGAGTAGCAAgaacaggaggagcagaaagagaGGGCAAGATGAAGGACTCAGCACCTGAACTGACTTCTCTGCTCTACACCAAACATAACCTACAAGCAGCTTTAGAATCCATTCGATACATAACCATGCATGTGGTTAAAGAAAACGAGGTCAGAGAG GTCGTTCAAGACTGGAAATTTGTAGCACAAGTCCTGGACCGAATGTTTCTGTGGGCCTTCCTCCTGGTGTCGATCCTCGGCTCtgctctcctcttcatcccggTTATCTACAAATGGGCCAACATCATTGTCCCAAAACATTTTGGAAGTACCCTCTAA